One Mycolicibacterium doricum genomic window, GCCCAACAGCAGGGGCGGTAGCGACAACGCGCACCAGAACGCCGCCTTGGCCGACTCCGAGAATATCGAGTCATCCCAGCTCTTCGACAACGTCCGGATAACGACGGCCCGAACCTGGTGCCGGGAGGGTTCAACCGGGGACCGCTGGGCTGTCATGACCAGACCAGCATTACTGACGACGGGCGTGACCGCCCAGAAGGGCTACTGCCGTGGCGGGACGCCGTGGTGGTAACTCAGGCCTCGACCGGGCTCACCTCGAGGACAGCTGCGAGCTGGACCAGCTTCGTCTCGTGTTCATTGGCATGGTGCTGGCAGAACAGCAGTTCCGCGCCGGAGGGCAGCTTTGCGCGCACACGCGCTGCGGCACCACAGCGATCGCATCGATCAGCCATCGTGAGTTCGGGGCTGGTCAGAGTTGCGGTCATGGTCCCTCCGTTTCCTTCTCTGCGATCGGGCGGTTCACCCTCTCGCGTATCTCCACTCTGTCAGACGTATTCAGTTCCGGCCTTGTTCCCTAGGGGTTCACCGGTGTGTGGTGTCTCACGTCAACGCCGGTTTGCCGGAGGCAAGCTAGACCGGTGTACCCACATTCAGCCCCGAAACCACGTGTCCTCGTGCACTTGTGCACTGCGGCCGAGTGGCAGGCGATTTCAGCTGAAGGCGAACACCGGCCCGACGGGCTCGGAGGTGTCGGCTTCGTGCATCTGTCGACACCCCGGCAGGTGCACCTCCCGGCCAACCGGCTATTCGCCGGCCGGACCGATCTGGTGCTGCTCCACATCGACCCGTGCCGGCTGACCGACCCGGTTCTCTGGGAGCCCGGTGTTCCAACGGATCCCGGCGGGATGATGTTCCCGCATCTCTACGGACCGCTGCCCGCGACGGCGGTGACAGCTGTTAGACCGTATCGACCCGGACCCGACGGCACGTTCGCGCCTGTTGATCAGTCACCGTTCGATCAGTCGGTGTGAGCGTCGCCGTCGATCTCGACGTAGAGATCGGGCGAGATCAACGCCGACGCCACCGGCAACCATAGTCGCCACCGGCAACCATAGTCGCCACCGGCAACCATAGTCGCCACCGGCAACCATAGTCGCCACCGGCAACCATAGTCGCCACCGGCCGAATGTCCCGAACACATCCGCGTGTACCAACCCGCCTCACGCCACCGCGAGATGTCGGTGACGTACATGCGGGTGCGCACCACGTCCTAACGGGAGGCCCCCGCTTGAGCGAGCGCTAATGCATTGCGCCACAAAGCATCTCAAGTCTCGCACGACGATGTCGTTGCCGGCCTGGCCGTGCCGACCACCATGACACAGTTCCCCACAGCCGTACCGCGCGCTGAAATAGCCCACCGGCGCTTGGACCCGAACCGGATCCCAAGGGCGCGCGGCCAATGGACATCAGACCGGCTCGGCTTCGATGATCCACAGCGGAGTCGCGGTGTCGATGACGCGGATGAGTCGAAAACCGGCTCCGGCCAACAAGTTCGCACCACCCGTTGGGGCGGAGCCCTCGAAGGCTTCGGCGGGGATCAGTCCAGCTTCGGCGGGGATCAGTCCAGGTAGTCGCGCAGCACCTGGGACCGGCTGGGATGCCGGAGCTTGCTCATCGTCTTCGACTCGATCTGGCGGATCCGTTCGCGCGTGACGCCGTAGACCTGGCCGATCTCGTCGAGGGTGCGTGGCTGGCCGTCGGTGAGGCCGAACCGCAACCGCACCACGCCGGCCTCGCGCTCCGACAGCGTCTCCAGTACCGACTGCAGCTGGTCCTGCAACAGCGTGAACGAAACGGCGTCGACGGCGACGACGGCCTCGGAGTCCTCGATGAAGTCGCCGAGCTGGCTGTCGCCCTCGTCGCCGATCGTCTGGTCCAGAGAGATCGGCTCACGCGCGTACTGCTGGATCTCCAGCACCTTCTCCGGCGTGATGTCCATCTCCTTGGCGAGCTCTTCGGGCGTGGGTTCGCGACCCAGGTCCTGGAGCAGCTCTCGCTGGATGCGGCCCAGCTTGTTGATGACTTCCACCATGTGCACCGGGATGCGGATGGTGCGGGCCTGGTCGGCCATGGCGCGCGTGATGGCCTGACGAATCCACCACGTGGCGTAGGTCGAGAACTTGTAGCCCTTGGTGTAGTCGAACTTCTCGACCGCGCGGATCAGGCCGAGGTTGCCCTCCTGGATCAAATCCAGGAAGGCCATCCCGCGGCCGGTGTAGCGCTTGGCCAGCGACACCACCAGGCGCAGGTTCGCCTCGAGCAGGTGGTTCTTGGCGCGGTCGCCGTCGCGGCAGATCCACTGCATGTCGCGGCGCTGCTGCACCGGCAGCTTCTCGCCCCTCTCGGCGAGTTCGGCCAGTTTCTGAGTCGCGAACAGGCCGGCCTCGATCCGCTTGGCGAGCTCGACCTCTTCCTCGGCGTTGAGCAGCGCCACCTTGCCGATCTGCTTGAGATAGGCGCGCACCGAGTCGGCCGAGGCGGTGAGCTCGGCGTCCTTGCGGGCCTGGCGCAGCGCCTCGGACTCCTCCTCGTCCCAGACGAAGTCGCCGGAGGCCTTGTCCTTCTCGGACGGCTCGGCAATCTCGTCATCCTCGGTGGCGGGTGCGGCGGGCACTGCACCGCCCTTCGGGACGGCCTTGACCTCGGCGGCGTCGGTGTCGCCGCTGTCGGAGTCGTCGCCGCTGTCGGTGTCGTCGCCGGTGTCGAGGTCCTCGAGGTCGAGGTCGGCGTCCTCGACGTCGATGTCCGGTTCGGCGTCGAGGGTGTCGGCGCTGTCGAGGTCCTCGTCGACCAGGGCGTCGGCGGTGCCGGCCTCGGGCGCAGTGGACTTCTTGCCGCGACCATGTGGGGCGGCGCCGTCGTTCTTCGCCGGGCCGCGGGTCTTGGTCGCCGTGCCCTTGGCCGCCCGTTTGGCCGGCGCGGTGCCGTTCGCAGCGTTGGCCGCCGGGGCCTTCGCCGCGGCGGTCTTCTTCTTCGCGGGGGTCTTGGTGGCGGTGCGCTTCACCGGCTCATCGGTTGCCGGGCTTGCCTTTGTCGCTGCCACATACACCCTTTCGGTCTTACTGTTCCGGTGGGCACCCGACACCCAACAAATGTGGGGAGCAGGCACCAACCCGAAATGTCGGCTATGTCGAATGTCGGCGTGATCTCAACTCGGATATCTGCCGCTATTCGGTTGGCGGCCGCCGAAGTCCATTGTAACGACCCGAAGTCCAACGACCCGAAGTCCATTGTAACGACTCCATTGTAACGACACTGTGGGGCGACGCCGTGCCGAGCGCTTGAAAATCGACGCCCGGGCGAGCCGGAGGGCATAGTTACCGGTCGGTAGCTGTGACGTCCACCTCAGCGGCCATCGCGGCGCCGACAATTCCGGCGGTGTTCTGCAGCGCTGCGGCCACGACCGGTGTGCGGTTCTGCAGCAGCGGCACCCACTTGTCGGCCTTGCGGCTGATGCCACCGCCGGCGATGAACAGGTCAGGCCAGATGGCGTTCTCGATCGCCACCAGGACCGTGGTCACCTCGCGCGTCCAGCGTTCGTAAGTCCAGCCCTTGCGCTCCTTGACCGAGGAGGCGGCCCGGTGTTCGGCTTCCTTCCCGCCCACCTCCAGGTGTCCGAATTCGGTGTTGGGCAGCAGGACCCCGTTGTGGATGACGGCCGATCCGATGCCGGTGCCGAAAGTCAGCAGCACGATGACGCCGGTGTTGTCCCGGCCCGCGCCGAACCGCTCTTCGGCCAGCCCCGCCGCGTCGGCGTCGTTGAGCACGGTGACCGGTTGCCCGTCGAGGGCGACGCTGTAGATCTCCTGGGCATTGACGCCCAGCCACGACTTGTCGACGTTGGCGGCGGTGTGCACGACCCCGCTGGTCACCACGCCCGGGTAGGTCACGCCGAGCTTGCCGGTCCAGCCGAATTCCTTCACGACGGCGGCGATCGTCTCCGCGACGGCATCGGGCGTGGCGGGCTGTGGGGTGGGTAGTTTGAATCGCTCGCCGATCAGCTGTCCGGTGTCGAGGTTGACGACGCCGCCCTTGACGCCGCTGCCGCCGACGTCGACGCCGAATCCGCGGCGCGCGTCCCCGCCGGCGGCGTCCGGATCTGCGACGGGCGAATCGGTCGCGGTCATCAGCGCTCCTCACAGTGGCGGCCCGGCGGTACGCGTCCCAACACCTTAGTGGCTACCGGGACCCCGGACAGGGGTCGGGGCAACCCGCGGGACAATTTCGCTCCGACGTGATGCTATGTCGGGATGGACGACGACCCGGTGGTGTTGCGTGAGGTGGCCGAGCAGTTGGCCGCGGAGGCAGCCGAATTCGTGCGGGCCCGGCGCAGCGAGGTGTTCGGCGCCGGCTCCGGTGACACGCCCGCGGGTGCAGTGGCCGCTAAAAGCACACCGACCGATCCGGTGACCGTCGTCGACACCGAGACGGAGCGGCTGCTACGCCACCGGCTCGCCGAGTACCGGCCCGGTGAGCATATCCTCGGCGAGGAGGAGGGCGGCGCCGCCGACGCGGGCGTCGGCCAGCTGACGTGGGTCCTCGACCCGATCGACGGCACAGTGAACTTCGTCTACGGCATCGAGGCCTACGCGGTGTCGGTCGCCGTGCAGCGGGACGGCCAATCGGTGGCCGGTGCGGTCGCCGACGTGGCCGCGGCCGCGGTGTACTCCGCCGCGCTGGGACACGGCGCCCAGCTGCGTCGACACGGCACGGCGCGCCCGTTGCGCTGCAACGCGCCCGAGCGGCTCGCCATGGCGCTGCTCGGAACCGGATTCGCCTATGCGCCGGAACGCCGCCGCAGGCAGGCCGAGCTCCTCGTCGAGCTGATGCCCCGGGTGCGCGACATGCGCCGAATCGGGTCCTGTGCCCTGGATCTGTGCATGGTCGCGGCCGGACAGCTGGACGCCTACTACGAGGACGGCGTCAACGTGTGGGACTGGGCGGCCGGCGCTCTGGTCGCCGCCGAGGCGGGGGCCACCGTGTCACTGCCAACTCCCGCAGGCGCGGTCGGCGGGGCCGGGCTGGTCGTCGCCGTGGCACCAGGAATCGCAGCCGAATTCGACGATGCGCTGCGGGGCGTGGGGGTACTGCGCTGACGCGGTCAGCAGGTGCGGGTGTGGATGCGCTTGAGCAGTTCGGGGTCAGCTGGGGCGGTGGCGTCGGGGCGCAGGCTCGCCAGCACCGCGTCGATGTCGTCGCTGGCGGTCAGCTCGGCGAACTCCGTGCCGATCGCCAGATCGACGGTGGGGTCCGGCCGCCCGTCTTCGAACAGTTCGGTGCAGGGCGCCACCAGCCACACCGCGGCGGCGGCGGCACGCCCGGACGGGCCGAACCGGATCTGTCCCTGGCACTGCAGGCGCTCGGTCACGTAGATCGGGTCGTTGGCCGCTTCGGGCTGGGCGAATCCGAGATCGCGCAGTTCGCCGGCGATCTCGCCGGCCTGACCGCCCTGTCCGCTCGCGTTGAGTACCCGGATCCTGGTGTCGGCCAGTTTCGCCGGGGTGACGTCGATCATGTCGGTGTGCCCAACCTGCTTACCGAGAACCGGCGGCGGCGGCCCGGTGGCCGGTGCCGGTGGCGGTGGGTTGCAGACGGCGGCAGCGCGCACGTCGGTCGGCTGATTCAGGGCGATCACCCATACCACCAACGTGACGACCGCGAGTGCACCGATCGTGAGGAGGCCGGGCACATAGTTGCGCCGGCGGAAGGGGCGACCGTGTCTGTCGAACGCGGTGCCTTCGGTGATACTCGAAACCACTCATGCACTGTAGAGCGCCCCGCGCTGCTGCTCACTTGCGGTCGGTGCGCCGCGGGCGTAGGAGTGTGGTGTAAATCACAGCGGGATCGCGGCGGCAACGGGCACGAATCGTTTGGGGAAAGCGTTCGACGCTGGTACAAAGCACTGCTGCAAGGTTCACCGGAGGGGACAAGACGATGGCTACTGACTACGACGCCCCACGGCGTACCGAGACCGACGATGTCTCCGAGGACTCGCTCGAAGAACTGAAGGCGCGACGGAACGAGGCGCAGTCCGCGGTCGTCGACGTCGACGAATCGGAGACCGCCGAGAATTTCGAGCTGCCCGGTGCGGACCTGTCCGGGGAGGAACTCTCCGTCCGGGTGATCCCGAAGCAGGCCGACGAGTTCACCTGCTCCAGCTGCTTCCTGGTGCACCACCGCAGCCGGCTCGCCAGCGAGAGGAACGGCATGATGATCTGCTCGGACTGTGCGGCCTGAGCTCAGCGGCCCAGCGCGGACAGCACCCGTTCGGGGTGGCGGGTGCTCACCAGCCAGTAGGGCGTGGGGTCCTCGGGATCGTCGAGGACCAGCAGGATCATCGGACCCACCCAGGCCCGGTGCACGACATAGGCGGCGGGGTCGAGCTGGCGCCCGAGCGCCGCAGATTTCGCCGTCTTGGGCACCTCGGCCGATTTCGACACGACGCTGACCGGCAGGTGCGCGTCTGCGACCCACAGTTCGGTATCCCCGGCAGGACCGCCGACCACGCGGAGCTCGGCTCGGCCGAACCACGCGAGGATGACGGCGGCGACCGGCAGCAACACCGCGAACGGCACCCAGTCCGGCAGGGCTTCGACGCCCAGATTGACCTCGTAGGCGATCAGTGCCGCCAGCCCAAGTCCGGGCAGCCACCACCACCACGGCACCGAGAGCCGTTCGCGGTAGCGCACCGTTTGGGTGGTTGCACGCGTGTCGGACACGCGCCTCAGAGTAATCTGTGACGTCGTGTCCACCTCTCTGGCGGTCCTGCGTCTGGACCGCGAGCTACCAATGCCCGCAAGGGCCCATGACGGTGACGCGGGCGTCGACCTGTTCAGTGCCCGCGATGTCGAACTGGCCCCTGGGCAGCGGGAGTCGGTGCCGACGGGGGTCGCCGTGGCGATTCCCCATGGCATGGTGGGCCTGGTTCATCCGCGGTCGGGTTTGGCTGCCCGCGTGGGGCTTTCCATCGTCAACAGCCCGGGGACGATCGATGCCGGCTATCGGGGGGAGATCAAGGTGTCGTTGATCAACCTCGATCCACAGGCGCCGATCGTCATTCGGCGCGGGGACCGCATCGCCCAGCTGCTGGTGCAGCGGGTTGAACTACCTGAGCTGGTCGAGGTGACGTCGTTCGACGAAGCCGGACTGGCAGAAACCACCCGTGGCGAACGTGGCCACGGATCCTCCGGCGGACATGCGAGTTTGTGATGGCATTCGGAATACGCAAGAGCACCGGCGACAAGATCGGCGAGCCGGCCATGGAGCCGACCGCCGGACCCGTCGTCGAACCGGCGAGCGAGGAGGATGTCGAGGGCCCGTTCGACATCGACGACTTCGACGATCCGGAGGTGGCCGCCCAGGGGCGGCTGGACCTGGGATCTGTGCTGGTGCCGCTGCCCGCCGCGGGTCAGGTGCAGGTCGAGCTCAACGAGGCCGGCGTGCCCAGCGCGGTGTGGGTGGTCACACCCAACGGCCGCTTCACCATCGCCGCCTATGCGGCGCCGAAGTCCGCCGGGCTGTGGCGCGAGGTGGCCGGTGAACTGGCCGATTCGCTGCGCAAAGACGGCGCCGCGGTGACCGTCCAGGACGGGCCTTGGGGCCGCGAGGTGGTCGGCACGGCAACCGGGGTGGTGCGGTTCATCGGCGTCGACGGCTATCGCTGGATGATCCGGTGTGTCGTGAACGGGGTCGCCGAGAGCATTGACGCACTCACCGCCGAGGCGCGGGAAGCCCTGCGCGACACCGTAGTGCGCCGCGGCGACACACCGCTGCCGGTGCGCACGCCGCTAGCAGTCCAGCTGCCCGAGCCGATGGCCGCCCAGCTGCGGGCCGCTGCCGCCGCGCAGCAGGGGCAGCAGCCCGATCAGCAGCAGCCGCCCCCGCCTCCCCCGCAGCCCACCGCGCGTCGGAGCGCGCAGGGTTCGGCGATGCAGCAGCTGCGCACCATCACCGGCGGCTAGCTGGGGATCGCGGGCGGTCATCTGCCCGTGGCCGGCGACCTCCGCCAGCGTCGGCGTATCCCGGCCGGGGCTAGGGCAGCCGGTCGAACGCCTCGGCGAGCGCTGCCAGGCAGGCGACGCCGAGCACCGCGGGTTCGGCGCCCATTTCGTCGAGAGTCACCGTCCGCAGCGCCGCGCACGGCGCCGCGGAGACCCACTCCATCCCGACTTCCAACGGGTGCACCGGATCGTCGGTCGCCGCCGCCACACCCATCGGCACACTGAGCATCTCGAGTTGCGCACACGTCGGCGCGACGTAGGCCGCGGCCTCGTCCATCGCGTCGGGCAGCGCCGGCCACTGCGCCACCCATGACCGGGTGAGTTCCTCACCGACCCAGCGTGGGCTCGAGGCGCGCATCTGCGACGTCGCCGCCACCAGCCCGTCACGACGCAACACCTGCGCCGAGTAACGTGCCATCATCGCCGCCGGCGCCGCCACCGGCGACCCACTCCATGCCGGCAGGGCCGCCAGCACTGCCAGCGCAGCGTTCGGATTGGCCAGTGCCCAGTCGACGGCGACCGCCGCGCCGATCGACACTCCGCCGACCGCGACCGGCCCGGCGGAGGCGGCCTCCTCGAGCGCGTC contains:
- the dut gene encoding dUTP diphosphatase, producing MSTSLAVLRLDRELPMPARAHDGDAGVDLFSARDVELAPGQRESVPTGVAVAIPHGMVGLVHPRSGLAARVGLSIVNSPGTIDAGYRGEIKVSLINLDPQAPIVIRRGDRIAQLLVQRVELPELVEVTSFDEAGLAETTRGERGHGSSGGHASL
- the ppgK gene encoding polyphosphate--glucose phosphotransferase: MTATDSPVADPDAAGGDARRGFGVDVGGSGVKGGVVNLDTGQLIGERFKLPTPQPATPDAVAETIAAVVKEFGWTGKLGVTYPGVVTSGVVHTAANVDKSWLGVNAQEIYSVALDGQPVTVLNDADAAGLAEERFGAGRDNTGVIVLLTFGTGIGSAVIHNGVLLPNTEFGHLEVGGKEAEHRAASSVKERKGWTYERWTREVTTVLVAIENAIWPDLFIAGGGISRKADKWVPLLQNRTPVVAAALQNTAGIVGAAMAAEVDVTATDR
- the cei gene encoding envelope integrity protein Cei; translated protein: MVSSITEGTAFDRHGRPFRRRNYVPGLLTIGALAVVTLVVWVIALNQPTDVRAAAVCNPPPPAPATGPPPPVLGKQVGHTDMIDVTPAKLADTRIRVLNASGQGGQAGEIAGELRDLGFAQPEAANDPIYVTERLQCQGQIRFGPSGRAAAAAVWLVAPCTELFEDGRPDPTVDLAIGTEFAELTASDDIDAVLASLRPDATAPADPELLKRIHTRTC
- a CDS encoding DUF7455 domain-containing protein, whose protein sequence is MTATLTSPELTMADRCDRCGAAARVRAKLPSGAELLFCQHHANEHETKLVQLAAVLEVSPVEA
- a CDS encoding DUF3093 domain-containing protein — its product is MSDTRATTQTVRYRERLSVPWWWWLPGLGLAALIAYEVNLGVEALPDWVPFAVLLPVAAVILAWFGRAELRVVGGPAGDTELWVADAHLPVSVVSKSAEVPKTAKSAALGRQLDPAAYVVHRAWVGPMILLVLDDPEDPTPYWLVSTRHPERVLSALGR
- a CDS encoding DUF3710 domain-containing protein yields the protein MAFGIRKSTGDKIGEPAMEPTAGPVVEPASEEDVEGPFDIDDFDDPEVAAQGRLDLGSVLVPLPAAGQVQVELNEAGVPSAVWVVTPNGRFTIAAYAAPKSAGLWREVAGELADSLRKDGAAVTVQDGPWGREVVGTATGVVRFIGVDGYRWMIRCVVNGVAESIDALTAEAREALRDTVVRRGDTPLPVRTPLAVQLPEPMAAQLRAAAAAQQGQQPDQQQPPPPPPQPTARRSAQGSAMQQLRTITGG
- a CDS encoding DUF4193 domain-containing protein, producing the protein MATDYDAPRRTETDDVSEDSLEELKARRNEAQSAVVDVDESETAENFELPGADLSGEELSVRVIPKQADEFTCSSCFLVHHRSRLASERNGMMICSDCAA
- a CDS encoding DUF952 domain-containing protein: MYPHSAPKPRVLVHLCTAAEWQAISAEGEHRPDGLGGVGFVHLSTPRQVHLPANRLFAGRTDLVLLHIDPCRLTDPVLWEPGVPTDPGGMMFPHLYGPLPATAVTAVRPYRPGPDGTFAPVDQSPFDQSV
- a CDS encoding inositol monophosphatase family protein, whose protein sequence is MDDDPVVLREVAEQLAAEAAEFVRARRSEVFGAGSGDTPAGAVAAKSTPTDPVTVVDTETERLLRHRLAEYRPGEHILGEEEGGAADAGVGQLTWVLDPIDGTVNFVYGIEAYAVSVAVQRDGQSVAGAVADVAAAAVYSAALGHGAQLRRHGTARPLRCNAPERLAMALLGTGFAYAPERRRRQAELLVELMPRVRDMRRIGSCALDLCMVAAGQLDAYYEDGVNVWDWAAGALVAAEAGATVSLPTPAGAVGGAGLVVAVAPGIAAEFDDALRGVGVLR
- a CDS encoding RNA polymerase sigma factor — encoded protein: MYVAATKASPATDEPVKRTATKTPAKKKTAAAKAPAANAANGTAPAKRAAKGTATKTRGPAKNDGAAPHGRGKKSTAPEAGTADALVDEDLDSADTLDAEPDIDVEDADLDLEDLDTGDDTDSGDDSDSGDTDAAEVKAVPKGGAVPAAPATEDDEIAEPSEKDKASGDFVWDEEESEALRQARKDAELTASADSVRAYLKQIGKVALLNAEEEVELAKRIEAGLFATQKLAELAERGEKLPVQQRRDMQWICRDGDRAKNHLLEANLRLVVSLAKRYTGRGMAFLDLIQEGNLGLIRAVEKFDYTKGYKFSTYATWWIRQAITRAMADQARTIRIPVHMVEVINKLGRIQRELLQDLGREPTPEELAKEMDITPEKVLEIQQYAREPISLDQTIGDEGDSQLGDFIEDSEAVVAVDAVSFTLLQDQLQSVLETLSEREAGVVRLRFGLTDGQPRTLDEIGQVYGVTRERIRQIESKTMSKLRHPSRSQVLRDYLD